One Sparus aurata chromosome 5, fSpaAur1.1, whole genome shotgun sequence genomic window carries:
- the LOC115581310 gene encoding 5'-AMP-activated protein kinase subunit beta-1-like isoform X1, with protein sequence MGNSNSDRSGGGQGDRTYRDGQQGGKEARPNILMDSSEDADLFQRDDPKAPQEIQEFLAWQQDLESEGKSPTQARPTVFRWSGVAKDVFVSGSFNNWATKIPLNRSQKNFVAIVDLPEGEHQYKFCVDGQWTLDPTGAVMTSKTGTVNNVIQVKTTDFEVFDALRIDSEDSADLSDLSSSPPGPYQQDPYVIRPEDKIKNPPFLPPHLLQVLLNKDTGISCDPTLLPEPNHVMLNHLYALSIKDGVMVLSATHRYKKKYVTTLLYKPI encoded by the exons ATGGGGAACAGCAACAGCGATCGGTCCGGCGGGGGTCAGGGGGACCGGACCTACAGAGACGGACagcagggagggaaggaggcTCGACCCAACATCCTGATGGACAGCTCCGAGGACGCGGACCTGTTCCAGAGAGATGACCCAAAG GCTCCACAGGAAATACAGGAGTTTCTGGCCTGGCAGCAGGACCTGGAGAGTGAAGGCAAGAGTCCGACGCAGGCCAGACCGACCGTGTTCAGGTGGTCTGGAGTCGCCAAAGACGTCTTTGTGTCCGGCTCCTTTAACAACTGGGCCACCAAGATCCCCCTGAACAGGAG TCAGAAGAACTTCGTGGCGATTGTGGACCTGCCGGAGGGAGAGCACCAGTACAAGTTCTGTGTGGACGGACAGTGGACGTTGGATCCTACCGGG GCCGTCATGACGTCTAAAACAGGGACGGTGAATAACGTCATCCAGGTGAAAACGACTGACTTTGAGGTGTTTGATGCCCTCAGGATCGACTCAGAGGATTCTGCAGACCTCTCAG ACTTGTCCAGTTCCCCTCCTGGTCCGTACCAACAGGATCCATATGTCATCCGACCAGAAGACAAGATCAAAAATCCTCCTTTCTTACCTCCACACCTGCTGCAAGTGCTGCTCAACAAGGACACAGGAATCTCT TGTGACCCGACGCTGCTTCCAGAACCAAACCATGTGATGCTCAATCACCTGTACGCCCTCTCCATCAAG gatggGGTGATGGTTCTCAGTGCAACACACCGATACAAAAAGAAGTATGT
- the LOC115581310 gene encoding 5'-AMP-activated protein kinase subunit beta-1-like isoform X2 translates to MGNSNSDRSGGGQGDRTYRDGQQGGKEARPNILMDSSEDADLFQRDDPKAPQEIQEFLAWQQDLESEGKSPTQARPTVFRWSGVAKDVFVSGSFNNWATKIPLNRSQKNFVAIVDLPEGEHQYKFCVDGQWTLDPTGAVMTSKTGTVNNVIQVKTTDFEVFDALRIDSEDSADLSDLSSSPPGPYQQDPYVIRPEDKIKNPPFLPPHLLQVLLNKDTGISCDPTLLPEPNHVMLNHLYALSIKDGVMVLSATHRYKKKYVTTLLYKPI, encoded by the exons ATGGGGAACAGCAACAGCGATCGGTCCGGCGGGGGTCAGGGGGACCGGACCTACAGAGACGGACagcagggagggaaggaggcTCGACCCAACATCCTGATGGACAGCTCCGAGGACGCGGACCTGTTCCAGAGAGATGACCCAAAG GCTCCACAGGAAATACAGGAGTTTCTGGCCTGGCAGCAGGACCTGGAGAGTGAAGGCAAGAGTCCGACGCAGGCCAGACCGACCGTGTTCAGGTGGTCTGGAGTCGCCAAAGACGTCTTTGTGTCCGGCTCCTTTAACAACTGGGCCACCAAGATCCCCCTGAACAGGAG TCAGAAGAACTTCGTGGCGATTGTGGACCTGCCGGAGGGAGAGCACCAGTACAAGTTCTGTGTGGACGGACAGTGGACGTTGGATCCTACCGGG GCCGTCATGACGTCTAAAACAGGGACGGTGAATAACGTCATCCAGGTGAAAACGACTGACTTTGAGGTGTTTGATGCCCTCAGGATCGACTCAGAGGATTCTGCAGACCTCTCAG ACTTGTCCAGTTCCCCTCCTGGTCCGTACCAACAGGATCCATATGTCATCCGACCAGAAGACAAGATCAAAAATCCTCCTTTCTTACCTCCACACCTGCTGCAAGTGCTGCTCAACAAGGACACAGGAATCTCT TGTGACCCGACGCTGCTTCCAGAACCAAACCATGTGATGCTCAATCACCTGTACGCCCTCTCCATCAAG gatggGGTGATGGTTCTCAGTGCAACACACCGATACAAAAAGAAGTAT